Genomic segment of Eupeodes corollae chromosome 2, idEupCoro1.1, whole genome shotgun sequence:
ctttgctgatactcggaaaaagacttatcgaccgaagatgtgacgggttggagttgtacTTTCTCTTTTTCGGGATAATATGATCCAcagaaccacagcggtcttccaatgcactggataatatgcattattgaagagtgtggtgtaaatgtcatttgcttccatcggtaaatgtcttagtacaacgttggatataccatcgacacctgctgactttttgttttttattgaattgaagatgagcagaagctcaaccttcgtcactaacaagggacttcttcccgtttgctcggcgattatggcatttgccaaggaatcgtcattgaaccgcatgaaaccgcggttctcagatcgccattgtgtcatatcatttcgaaattaaaagtgattaagtagggttttgttttccaggtcgtggttggggcgaatgctaacatttaccttgtacacttgctttaaagcagctcccaccgccttcactttttccttcggatcttcaattatataaaagtcatcgtcaaagatggcttcttctggatctttttgcgctgtcctgagttcGTTTCTGTTCTCtccggttctttggagtttcagactcggaaggtcactgtcgttctttttcctgaatatcttgttgattatactagggtcactggaattaagtgaccggatcttgcggtcccagtacttgttaattcataacctgtagttctccttaatcaacagattgacatttttttattgacgacgtCAGTGttctaacctccaagtcgtgtggtcTGTACAAGtgtttgagtcttgtcagtaagctactcttgtgccttcgcagtgcgtcaatagtagcgtttctgtaagcgtccatttggtcccattctttgtactttggtattgtccgttccatagttcgttttattgtttcatccatcagttgtaaatgttggtcaatttctgtatttgtcaggtttctgttgtttggtggggctatgcaTCTCGAATGAAGTTCTCTTGCTAGgacgttggtgaaacgaggccaacgcatcttactgtaattgtaagagtgcgatacaacgtattcctccaactccacgcgttcgttctgAATCTGCACTaaagcagccagtccgcagtgatcactgtcgtactcgactgtctgtaagcagtttcgagggtgattacccactttgtctgttactgtcagtctagtgtcgtacagtccatcgcactatcCTTCTGTAGCTGTAgaagaattatttgtttttccattttttgcgcgcaattttgcaaaatgattgattatttttaatattttactttatttctaAATGACAGGATAACGAACGCCGTTCTGAACGCAGTCACAGAGAACCGGAAGTAGAACATTTCGACGACGAAGAAGAGTCTGACTCCGATGCTGATGATTTTATCGTTGATGACGATGGCAGACCAATTGccgaaaagaaaaagaaacgtcGTCTCTTATTTAACGATGCGTAAGTCTTCACATAACATAAcattatatttgtatgtattaaatactatttaaaatttttctatttaatagaTCACTTCAAGAAGGTCAAGACATCTTTGGAGTTGACTTCGATTACGATGATTTCTCAAAATACGACGACGATGAATATGAATCCGAATCAGAAGGCGATGATTATGAAGAAGACGACGGCACCGGCGAACGTGAGAAACGTCCCAAAAAATCCACCAAAAAGAAATCCGCCAAAAAgacaatatttgaaatttatgagcCAAGTGAATTGAAACGCGGACACTTTACGGACTTGGATAATGAAATACGAAAGACTGACATCCCCGAACGTATGCAGTTGCGTGAAGTGCCTGTTACTCCTGTTGCAGAGGGCTCAAATGAGCTTGAAGATGAAGCCGAATGGATATACAAGCAGGCGTTTTGTAAACGCTCTGTTTCCGAGCAAGAAAAGCCAACAGACGGAGGCTCACGTGACCGCTACCGCAAACCACCGAGTGCGATAGGAAAAATAAAGCAGACCCTTGATTTTATGCGAAATCAACAGCTGGAGGTACCATTCATTGCTTTCTATAGAAAAGAATATGTCAAGCCCGAGCTGACGTGCGATGATCTGTGGAAAATTTACTACTTCGATGGGCGGTGGTGTCAGTTGCAGTCTCGAAAGAAcaagctgttgttgttgtttgagaAGATGCGTAACTATCAGTTGGACAAGATCATGCAATCGTCTGATGCACCAATTCCTGATGATATGCGCGTTATCAAAGACGAAGACCTTGACAGGCTCCGGGAAGTGCAAACGCCTGAAGAATTGAAAGATGTTCATATGCACTTCTTGCTCTACTACTCTCATGAGATTCCTAAGATGCAAGAGGAATTCCGACGGAAGGAAAAAGAGGAGCGGAAAAAGGCCAGAGAGGAAGCCCGGCGAAAGGCGTTGGAGAATCTAGAAGAAGGCCAAGAACCGCCGCCTGAAAGTGAAGAAGTCGAAGAGATTGAGGACGAGCCCGAGGAACAACTGAAACAAGCCAGAGACTCTGGACCTTATGCAATGTGCAGGAAAGCCGGCATTTGTGGATTTGCAAAGCGCTTCGGACTCACTCCGGAGCAATTTGCAGAAAATCTGCGAGACAGCTACCAAAGGCACGAAGTCGATCAGGAAGCGATTGAGCCGGCCGATGTTGCGAAGCAGTTCTTGTGTCCAAAGTTTATGATGGTGGATGAGGTCATCCATGCCGCAAAGTTTGTGGTGGCACGGCAAATTGCGAAGGAGCCATTGCTGAGGAAATGCGTTCGCGAGATATTCTTCGAAAGAGCCAAGATAAATGTGAGACCTACAAAGAAAGGCATGAAGGAGGTGGATGAGAATCATCCATGCTACGGAATGAAATATTTGACAAATAAGCCCGTCATGGATTTGGTTGGTGAACAGTTCCTTCGTCTAAACATAGCTGAGGAAGACGGTTTGTTGGAAATAACGATTCTTGAAAAGATCGAGGGTAATACAGCGAGTTCATATTTAGAAGAAGCGAAGCAGCTGTACCAGCGTGATgagttttccaaaaatgtcCAGGACTGGAACGCCCTTCGAAGTGAATGTGTAGAACTAGCGCTTACAAAAATGGTCATCCCCGAAATCAAGAAAGAGCTTAAAGCGGTTTTGATTGCAGAAGCTAAAGAATCAATTTTGAAGGCCTGTTGCACAAAGCTCAGTAACTGGATCAAAGTTGCTCCCTATCAACCCGAGTTCACTGAAGAAGACGACTACGAATGGGACGCATCGAAAGGCATCCGTGTGATGGGGTTGGCTTACGTTCCCGACTACACGCAGGCGGCGTTCTGTGCTATAACATCCCACGAGGGTGAAGTCACGGACTATCTTCGGCTTCCACACATTCTCAAAAGGAAGAACTCTTATCGCGCAGACGAGAAACAATGTAAACAGTCGGACATGGCCAATCTAAAGGCCTTCCTGCTGAATAAGAAACCGCACGTTGTGGCGATAGGTGGAGAATCCCGTGAGGCTCAAATGATCCAACAAGATGTTCAAGAAGTCATTAAGCAGTTGGTTGAGGAGGAACAGTTCCCACAGGTTGCAGTAGAGATAATTGACAATGAGTTGGCCAAGATCTATGCCAATTCAAACAAGGGAGCAGCTGACTTCCGAGAGTATCCCACACTCCTGAAACAGGCTGTATCACTGGCTAGGAAAATGCAAGATCCTTTGGTAGAGTACTCGCAGCTGTGTGGTCCCGATGAGGAAATTCTCTGTCTGAGATACCATTCGCTGCAAGAGCAAATTCCCAAAGAGGAACTCCTCGAGCATCTGAACTTGGAGTTCATAAACCGCACCAACGAAGTTGGCGTGGACATAAACCTAGCGGTGCAAAACTCAATGACACTGAACTTGATCCAATTTATTTGCGGCTTGGGACCCAGAAAAGGCCAAGCTTTGGTGAAGATACTAAAGCAGACAAACCAGCGTCTGGAAAATCGAACCCAGCTTGTTACTTCATGCCATATGGGTCCGAAGGTGTTCATTAATTGTTCGGGTTTCATTAAAATCGACACCAACTCGCTGGGTGATAGTACTGAGGCATATGTGGAAGTGCTCGACGGTTCCCGTGTTCATCCTGAGACGTACGAATGGGCTAGAAAAATGGCTGTTGATGCTTTGGAGTACGATGACGAGGAGACAAATCCAGCCGGAGCATTGGAAGAAATTCTGGAATCACCGGAGCGTCTCAAGGACTTGGATTTGGATGCATTTGCTGAAGAATTGGAACGTCAAGGATTCGGCAACAAGAGCATCACTCTCTACGACATCCGAGCGGAGCTGAATTCGCGTTACAAAGACCTGAGAGTTCCATTTAGGTCGGCGAATGCTGAAGAGCTCTTCGATATGCTAACTAAAGAAACTCCAGAAAGTTTTTACGTAGGCAAGATGCTGTTGGCTACGGTGAGCGGAATATCACATCGAAAACCCCAAGGCGAGCAACTGGACCAGGCCAATCCGGTGCGCAATGACGAAAC
This window contains:
- the LOC129944064 gene encoding transcription elongation factor SPT6 translates to MADFLDSEAEESEDEEELEPHERKKLKKSKAMADSSEEEEEDDEEVLREELKDLIDDRPIEEDGSDGEDSDASGRSKKRKKSDDDDELDDRLEDDDYDLIEENLGVKVERRKRFKRLRRIQDEESDGEEQPVDEGLAREAIAEQLFDDDDDNERRSERSHREPEVEHFDDEEESDSDADDFIVDDDGRPIAEKKKKRRLLFNDASLQEGQDIFGVDFDYDDFSKYDDDEYESESEGDDYEEDDGTGEREKRPKKSTKKKSAKKTIFEIYEPSELKRGHFTDLDNEIRKTDIPERMQLREVPVTPVAEGSNELEDEAEWIYKQAFCKRSVSEQEKPTDGGSRDRYRKPPSAIGKIKQTLDFMRNQQLEVPFIAFYRKEYVKPELTCDDLWKIYYFDGRWCQLQSRKNKLLLLFEKMRNYQLDKIMQSSDAPIPDDMRVIKDEDLDRLREVQTPEELKDVHMHFLLYYSHEIPKMQEEFRRKEKEERKKAREEARRKALENLEEGQEPPPESEEVEEIEDEPEEQLKQARDSGPYAMCRKAGICGFAKRFGLTPEQFAENLRDSYQRHEVDQEAIEPADVAKQFLCPKFMMVDEVIHAAKFVVARQIAKEPLLRKCVREIFFERAKINVRPTKKGMKEVDENHPCYGMKYLTNKPVMDLVGEQFLRLNIAEEDGLLEITILEKIEGNTASSYLEEAKQLYQRDEFSKNVQDWNALRSECVELALTKMVIPEIKKELKAVLIAEAKESILKACCTKLSNWIKVAPYQPEFTEEDDYEWDASKGIRVMGLAYVPDYTQAAFCAITSHEGEVTDYLRLPHILKRKNSYRADEKQCKQSDMANLKAFLLNKKPHVVAIGGESREAQMIQQDVQEVIKQLVEEEQFPQVAVEIIDNELAKIYANSNKGAADFREYPTLLKQAVSLARKMQDPLVEYSQLCGPDEEILCLRYHSLQEQIPKEELLEHLNLEFINRTNEVGVDINLAVQNSMTLNLIQFICGLGPRKGQALVKILKQTNQRLENRTQLVTSCHMGPKVFINCSGFIKIDTNSLGDSTEAYVEVLDGSRVHPETYEWARKMAVDALEYDDEETNPAGALEEILESPERLKDLDLDAFAEELERQGFGNKSITLYDIRAELNSRYKDLRVPFRSANAEELFDMLTKETPESFYVGKMLLATVSGISHRKPQGEQLDQANPVRNDETGHWQCPFCLKDDFPELSEVWNHFDAGACPGQATGIKLRLDNGLSGFIHIKNLSDKHVKNPEERVQNNQAIHVRIIKIDVERFSVDCSSKSSDLMDKNHEWRPRKDNYYDQEQEDKDRRKEDDSKKVKAKQQYVKRVIVHPSFHNKSYAEVVKIMESMDQGEVIVRPSSKGSDHLTVTWKVTNDIYQHIDVREEGKENAFSLGQSLLIGNEEFEDLDEIIARHVNPMAASARELLSYKYYRDTGGGLKDKMEELLKEEKKKDPKKIHYFVSASKNYPGKFLLSYLPKTKCRHEYVTVTPEGFRYRGQIFESINTFLKWFKDHYSDPLPGNTPMSTPRPPASTRTPGYSTPQLSVSSGSIGNRSHVPPHMMHSMSHGMSSQTPHYPNTPGYQGGYVNTPYTPSGQTPFMTPYHTPHSSQTPRYNHNTPSPASSTSNGHFARPTIPPSSHSRHGGSVHASPQSYGRSPREPGGSRGSGGGGGVPPPHHSRSNAYSSAQQESMDWQMASDSWARRKPSASGQHGRNPSGGLPPPAMPTSSNSARTPRYEDYPRKTPQYAEERPMSRSGRSDFSKSPRSMRSTPRTNTSPHSMNLGDSTPLYDEN